One genomic segment of Catalinimonas alkaloidigena includes these proteins:
- a CDS encoding aldose 1-epimerase family protein, translated as MVEASALQHNWKDKISNPAQLGGIETSVLDNGAGRGSRIAWVNTGTGLRFKLVLDRAMDIADAFYNEHSLAWLSHVGITSPQPIALKGIDWIKTFGGGLLTTCGLTHVGGPESDEYGERSLHGRISNLPAEIESVIQPDPFAGKMEMSITARIRQTQVFGPSLELKRTISATLGQASIRIHDEVTNRANTPAPHMLLYHMNLGWPLVDEGADILWKGEWESREGKTARIFHDENNFRKCPPPMESHSGGGEEVAFIDIKADPSGTCKCGIHNAKLGMALAIRFQKSQLPWLTNWQHWGKGEYVTGLEPGTHPPIGQAKAREMKTLLQLEPGESKHYDLEFEVLKDEVSIKNFLQHYN; from the coding sequence ATGGTAGAAGCTTCAGCACTACAACACAACTGGAAAGATAAAATCTCTAACCCTGCCCAGCTCGGAGGTATAGAAACTTCCGTGCTGGACAATGGGGCGGGACGGGGGAGTCGTATCGCATGGGTCAACACTGGCACAGGTTTACGTTTTAAGCTGGTACTGGACCGGGCCATGGATATCGCCGACGCATTTTATAATGAACATAGCCTGGCCTGGCTGAGCCATGTAGGGATCACCTCTCCCCAACCGATTGCTCTCAAAGGTATTGACTGGATCAAAACGTTTGGCGGAGGCTTACTCACTACCTGTGGGCTTACTCATGTAGGAGGACCTGAGTCTGATGAATATGGTGAGCGGAGCCTACACGGAAGAATCAGTAACCTGCCTGCCGAAATTGAGTCTGTCATCCAACCTGATCCCTTTGCCGGGAAGATGGAAATGAGCATTACCGCCAGGATCAGGCAAACGCAGGTATTTGGCCCAAGTTTAGAACTTAAACGTACCATTTCAGCCACCTTAGGACAAGCTTCTATACGAATCCATGATGAAGTTACCAATAGAGCGAATACCCCTGCTCCCCATATGCTATTGTATCATATGAACTTGGGCTGGCCTCTGGTAGATGAAGGTGCTGATATTTTATGGAAAGGCGAGTGGGAATCAAGGGAAGGGAAAACAGCCCGGATTTTTCACGATGAGAACAACTTTCGGAAATGCCCTCCGCCCATGGAAAGCCATAGTGGGGGCGGTGAAGAAGTGGCTTTTATTGATATCAAAGCCGATCCGTCCGGAACATGTAAGTGTGGTATACACAACGCAAAGCTGGGTATGGCATTAGCCATTCGCTTTCAGAAAAGTCAGTTGCCCTGGCTTACTAACTGGCAGCATTGGGGAAAGGGAGAATATGTTACCGGGCTTGAGCCAGGCACTCATCCGCCAATCGGTCAGGCAAAGGCCAGAGAAATGAAAACCCTGCTGCAACTAGAGCCTGGTGAAAGCAAACATTATGACCTGGAATTTGAAGTACTAAAAGACGAAGTAAGCATTAAAAATTTTTTACAGCACTACAATTAA
- a CDS encoding sugar phosphate isomerase/epimerase family protein: protein MNNYPKLHNATWPGLVGKGPDSEPVIPFDTMLEMTAAAEVDGVKFDGVDLGLLDPHINVDSSDDEIKKIADKIAGYNLKVGSLVAPIWGGPILGSADDRKTFVEMVRKACHFGKVLREHGVRSYGVIRIDTASSPEAWTKDPVGSNKLIAQTFREACDVAADFDEKLAAEGEICWGGMHSWKTMVDTLEAVDRPNMGFQADMSHTLLYLLGYNRPEDRILPKDFDWSDRKTLEEGLKTITDALRPWTIDFHVAQNDGTVHGTGSHDKTGRHCLATDPNGKLDVAHDAGYWLRDENGKLTKAFQHICWDGCMFDNAVMEKQQTWNDILATLIKVREAHGWEA from the coding sequence ATGAACAATTATCCAAAACTACACAATGCTACCTGGCCTGGTTTAGTAGGTAAAGGACCTGATTCTGAGCCGGTAATTCCTTTTGATACCATGCTGGAAATGACTGCCGCCGCTGAGGTAGATGGCGTCAAATTTGACGGCGTAGACCTTGGGCTTTTAGATCCGCATATTAATGTGGATAGCTCGGATGATGAAATCAAAAAAATAGCGGATAAAATCGCCGGATATAACCTTAAAGTAGGAAGCCTGGTGGCTCCTATATGGGGTGGGCCTATACTTGGTAGTGCTGATGACCGCAAAACTTTTGTGGAAATGGTGCGTAAGGCCTGTCATTTTGGAAAAGTATTACGTGAACATGGCGTCCGTTCTTATGGTGTCATCCGTATTGATACAGCTTCCAGTCCCGAAGCCTGGACCAAAGATCCTGTAGGTAGCAACAAACTGATTGCTCAGACTTTTCGTGAGGCCTGCGATGTCGCTGCTGATTTTGACGAAAAGCTGGCGGCTGAGGGTGAAATTTGCTGGGGAGGTATGCACAGTTGGAAAACGATGGTAGATACTTTAGAAGCCGTAGATCGACCTAATATGGGGTTCCAGGCAGATATGTCACATACGCTTTTGTATCTACTGGGCTACAACCGTCCGGAAGATCGTATCCTGCCCAAAGATTTTGACTGGTCGGACCGTAAAACGCTGGAAGAAGGGCTGAAAACCATTACTGACGCACTTCGTCCCTGGACCATTGACTTCCACGTTGCTCAGAATGACGGTACAGTACACGGAACAGGCTCACATGACAAAACCGGCCGCCACTGTCTGGCAACGGACCCTAATGGTAAGCTTGATGTCGCTCATGATGCCGGTTACTGGTTGAGAGATGAAAACGGTAAACTTACCAAAGCTTTTCAACACATCTGCTGGGATGGCTGTATGTTTGATAATGCGGTCATGGAAAAGCAACAAACCTGGAATGATATCTTAGCTACTTTGATCAAAGTCAGAGAAGCCCATGGCTGGGAAGCCTAA
- a CDS encoding sugar phosphate isomerase/epimerase family protein — MSNIRIGCETYTWQMPGEQYKDKLEHILEVTSRAGFESIEPDTSFMGRFSDPVLMQEALDKYKLELSVLCLAEDWQNPQETEDERARAEQWIKFLKHFPDTILLLVQKPGKDRENLVQRQQNLLSCVNGIAKRATEQGIVCSYHPNSPAGSVYRTEEDYKILLNGLDKQVIQYTPDVGHIAKGGMDPLKIIRQYRDLVNCVHYKDMYEDGRWAPMGKGIIDFEGITLELKHTGFEGWIIVEDECDEAITDPDQVTLDDGIYNDEVLKPLLR, encoded by the coding sequence ATGAGTAACATACGCATAGGTTGTGAGACCTATACCTGGCAGATGCCGGGAGAGCAATACAAAGATAAGCTGGAACATATTCTTGAAGTTACTTCAAGGGCCGGCTTTGAGAGCATTGAGCCGGATACCAGTTTTATGGGACGCTTTTCTGACCCTGTACTAATGCAGGAAGCTTTGGATAAATATAAGCTGGAGCTATCCGTGCTATGCCTGGCTGAAGACTGGCAAAATCCACAGGAGACTGAAGATGAAAGAGCAAGGGCCGAACAGTGGATCAAATTTCTAAAGCATTTTCCTGATACGATTCTTTTGCTCGTACAAAAACCAGGAAAGGACCGGGAGAATCTTGTACAGCGTCAGCAAAACCTGCTATCATGTGTAAACGGGATCGCCAAAAGAGCTACAGAGCAGGGCATTGTCTGTTCTTATCATCCCAACTCACCCGCAGGGTCTGTTTACAGAACCGAAGAAGACTATAAAATTCTCCTGAACGGCCTGGATAAGCAGGTAATTCAGTATACTCCGGATGTAGGACATATTGCCAAGGGGGGTATGGATCCTCTCAAAATCATTCGTCAGTACCGTGATTTGGTGAACTGTGTACATTACAAAGATATGTATGAAGATGGCAGATGGGCTCCCATGGGTAAGGGTATCATTGATTTTGAAGGAATCACTCTGGAACTCAAGCATACCGGCTTTGAAGGGTGGATCATTGTAGAAGATGAATGTGATGAAGCTATCACAGATCCTGATCAGGTGACGCTAGATGATGGTATATACAATGATGAAGTATTGAAGCCCTTGCTTCGTTAA
- a CDS encoding c-type cytochrome, whose product MIKRILKVLLFSVLGIVLVLLLFYVYVSWDFNQRAAKSYVYDVTVPNISYDSASLALGAHLSVIKGCRDCHNDDLGGRVMIDDPALGRVVPTNLTKGGVGAQYSLEDWVRALRHGIGPDQKPLLFMPAHETANMTDKDLAALIAYCTQSATVTRELPSIEIRPVGKLLNYFGKMHMFPVEMIDHDFIPPADMDKSVSPEFGEYLAVTCTGCHYSNFKGGSPQVPGSPPVPDITSTGNLANWTEGEFMQTLRTGTTPQGKMMQNEFMPWKMTSEFTDEELKSLYLYLKDHP is encoded by the coding sequence ATGATCAAGCGTATTTTGAAAGTTTTACTCTTTTCTGTGCTGGGGATTGTGTTGGTGCTTCTATTATTCTATGTCTATGTTTCCTGGGATTTCAATCAGAGGGCTGCAAAAAGTTATGTTTACGATGTCACTGTTCCTAACATTAGTTATGACTCTGCCAGCTTAGCGCTAGGAGCACACCTATCTGTCATCAAAGGCTGTCGCGATTGTCACAATGATGACCTGGGGGGCAGAGTAATGATTGATGATCCGGCTTTAGGTCGAGTGGTACCTACTAACCTTACCAAAGGTGGGGTTGGCGCACAATACTCGCTTGAAGACTGGGTAAGAGCACTACGGCATGGCATTGGCCCTGACCAAAAGCCTCTTTTGTTTATGCCCGCCCATGAAACCGCCAATATGACTGACAAAGACCTGGCTGCCCTCATCGCCTATTGTACTCAGTCAGCTACTGTTACTCGCGAACTTCCCTCGATTGAAATACGCCCGGTGGGCAAATTGCTAAATTACTTTGGTAAGATGCATATGTTCCCGGTGGAGATGATTGATCATGATTTTATCCCTCCTGCTGACATGGATAAAAGTGTATCTCCCGAATTTGGTGAATACCTTGCGGTAACCTGCACCGGATGTCACTACAGCAATTTTAAAGGAGGGAGCCCTCAGGTACCGGGTTCACCGCCAGTACCTGACATCACATCTACCGGTAACCTGGCTAACTGGACCGAGGGTGAATTTATGCAAACGCTACGTACAGGCACTACACCCCAGGGAAAAATGATGCAGAACGAATTTATGCCCTGGAAGATGACCAGTGAATTCACTGATGAAGAGTTGAAATCCCTTTACCTTTATTTAAAAGATCACCCTTAA
- a CDS encoding alpha/beta fold hydrolase, with the protein MPYVNTNGIQLYYEERGSGEPLLLIMGITAPGAVWEKHVAYWSQHFRCIMPDNRGVGFSDKPEGVYTTAQMADDCAGLLDALSIGSTAVVGVSMGSTIAQQLAIRHSEKVRATVQMCPWARCDRRGEAIFRHMMHAKAHLRPEDFANFVQLLIYHKASWDDDGVYQELMQGQKDAATDAYPQPLHGLEGQAHACISHHVLAELFKVKQPSLVIGGLDDAFVPAWMVREVAEAIPNSELHLYENAGHAFHWEKIEDFNPRVLNWLREHN; encoded by the coding sequence ATGCCATACGTTAATACGAATGGAATACAGCTGTACTATGAGGAGAGAGGTTCTGGCGAACCTTTGCTTCTCATCATGGGGATCACGGCTCCGGGAGCAGTTTGGGAAAAACATGTAGCATACTGGTCACAGCACTTTCGCTGTATTATGCCTGACAATCGTGGTGTTGGCTTTTCTGACAAACCGGAAGGCGTTTATACTACCGCTCAGATGGCAGATGACTGTGCCGGACTGCTTGATGCATTGTCAATAGGCAGCACTGCTGTGGTAGGTGTATCTATGGGAAGTACCATTGCCCAACAGCTGGCAATCCGTCATTCTGAAAAAGTACGTGCCACGGTGCAAATGTGTCCCTGGGCACGCTGTGACCGTAGGGGTGAAGCTATTTTCAGACATATGATGCACGCCAAGGCACACCTGAGGCCTGAGGACTTTGCCAATTTTGTGCAATTACTGATTTACCACAAAGCCAGCTGGGATGATGATGGTGTGTATCAGGAACTGATGCAAGGTCAAAAGGACGCCGCTACCGATGCCTACCCCCAACCCTTACATGGACTGGAAGGACAGGCACATGCATGCATATCACATCATGTATTAGCCGAATTGTTTAAAGTCAAACAGCCATCTCTGGTTATTGGCGGCTTGGATGATGCATTCGTTCCTGCCTGGATGGTACGTGAAGTGGCAGAAGCCATTCCAAATAGTGAGCTTCATCTGTATGAAAATGCCGGTCATGCCTTCCACTGGGAGAAGATAGAAGATTTTAACCCAAGAGTGTTGAACTGGCTAAGAGAGCATAATTAA
- a CDS encoding RagB/SusD family nutrient uptake outer membrane protein, whose translation MKKIYVLLISLGLALPGCQDDFLTIVPETSLSSATFFKTASDFEQAVNGTYVPLRTIFDDRAWLLGEMHSDNTYFARNILFGATEQQEDIADFAIPSDGGVTTNTHVTNQYIQDYQIIARANQVLSTIDDVEFDADLKSNLKGQALFLRGFAYFELARYFGSVPLHLEPVTVRQEAALPLSPEEDIYAQVISDVGQAASLLPPKSQQEEGRATSGAAKTLLANVYIIQEKWAEAESLLKEVVNSGEYALMEDYAEAFTTSTGNKNNKESVFEVQFKEGPDGLNGDFIYAFMPRPMAPEELVTITGTSNPQPLNGEGNNIPTPDIIAAYEEGDEREEASVGYITIDGSFWADKTYPYIKKFAHPHSLHGNHGMNWPVYRYAEVLLFLAEALNEQGKGGEAEGYLNQVRSRAGLGPATGDLREAIYRERRVELAFENKRWFDLVRTGRAVDVITAYGNRIKANPQAYYYPEGAEPRSNAFTNISLYYALPAAEADLSPHF comes from the coding sequence ATGAAAAAAATATATGTTTTACTAATATCACTAGGCTTAGCATTGCCTGGCTGTCAGGATGATTTCCTGACCATTGTTCCTGAAACATCCTTAAGTTCAGCTACTTTCTTTAAAACCGCCTCAGATTTTGAGCAGGCGGTTAACGGAACTTATGTTCCGTTGAGAACTATTTTTGATGACAGAGCCTGGCTGTTAGGTGAGATGCACTCTGATAATACTTATTTTGCCCGTAATATTCTTTTCGGTGCCACTGAGCAGCAGGAAGATATTGCCGACTTTGCCATACCCAGTGACGGAGGGGTGACTACCAATACACATGTTACCAACCAGTACATCCAGGATTATCAGATCATTGCCCGTGCCAACCAGGTTTTATCTACGATTGACGATGTTGAGTTTGATGCGGATCTGAAAAGTAATCTGAAAGGTCAGGCTTTGTTTTTAAGAGGCTTTGCCTACTTTGAACTAGCCCGCTATTTTGGAAGCGTACCCTTGCACCTGGAACCGGTTACTGTTCGTCAGGAGGCTGCACTGCCGCTTTCGCCGGAAGAGGATATTTACGCCCAGGTGATCAGCGACGTAGGGCAAGCAGCCAGCTTATTACCACCTAAGTCTCAGCAGGAAGAGGGTAGGGCTACCTCAGGAGCAGCCAAAACATTGTTGGCGAATGTGTATATCATACAAGAAAAATGGGCGGAGGCAGAAAGTCTGCTCAAAGAAGTTGTCAACAGCGGTGAGTATGCCCTGATGGAAGACTATGCGGAAGCTTTTACTACCAGCACTGGTAATAAGAACAATAAAGAATCCGTGTTTGAGGTTCAGTTTAAAGAAGGGCCTGATGGGCTTAATGGTGACTTTATCTATGCTTTCATGCCTCGCCCGATGGCGCCTGAAGAATTGGTTACCATTACCGGCACTTCCAATCCCCAGCCTCTTAATGGTGAAGGGAATAACATCCCCACCCCTGATATTATTGCGGCATATGAGGAAGGCGATGAAAGAGAAGAGGCTTCTGTAGGATATATCACTATTGATGGAAGTTTCTGGGCAGACAAAACTTATCCTTACATTAAGAAATTTGCCCACCCTCACTCTCTACATGGTAATCACGGTATGAACTGGCCGGTATATCGCTATGCTGAAGTGTTGTTGTTTTTAGCGGAAGCACTGAATGAGCAGGGCAAAGGTGGTGAAGCTGAAGGCTATCTGAACCAGGTACGTAGCCGGGCAGGCTTAGGTCCCGCTACCGGCGATCTGAGAGAAGCCATCTATCGGGAAAGAAGGGTAGAGCTTGCCTTTGAAAACAAGCGGTGGTTTGACCTGGTCAGGACAGGCAGGGCGGTAGATGTAATTACTGCCTACGGTAACAGGATTAAGGCTAATCCTCAGGCTTATTATTATCCTGAAGGTGCAGAGCCCCGTAGTAATGCCTTTACCAATATCAGTTTATATTATGCATTGCCGGCTGCAGAAGCTGACCTAAGCCCTCATTTTTAG
- a CDS encoding Gfo/Idh/MocA family protein, translating to MSNKKDLRIGMIGTGLMARTHTNGYKQVGQFFPELTHRPVLKVVCSRNPEKVKTFAEQWGYESAETDWKAVIARDDIDAVDICTPNDMHAEIAIAAAEAGKMILCEKPLARTVAEGKPMVDAVKKAGVPNTVWYNYRRVPAVSLIKQIVDSGKLGKIFHYRSNFLQDWTISPELPQGGEALWRLDADAAGSGVTGDLLAHCIDTAMWLNGGIKDVSAMTETFIKERVHQASGKKQKVGIDDACIFHCHFDNGSLGLFEATRYARGHKALYTLEINGEHASLRWDLHDMNRLEYFDHDDEGIVRGWRSILVTDGDQPYMDRWWIPGTSIGYEHSFTHQVADFLKSLETGEPCSPTFEDALETQKVCEAVLDSAKDRSWKDTDVKWNKS from the coding sequence ATGAGCAACAAAAAAGACTTAAGAATAGGTATGATTGGTACAGGACTTATGGCTCGTACGCATACCAATGGCTATAAACAAGTTGGACAATTCTTTCCTGAGCTAACCCACCGACCGGTATTAAAAGTGGTATGTTCCCGTAATCCGGAAAAAGTAAAAACATTTGCTGAGCAGTGGGGCTATGAGTCTGCTGAAACTGACTGGAAAGCTGTTATCGCCCGTGATGATATAGATGCGGTGGATATTTGCACGCCTAATGATATGCATGCTGAAATAGCGATTGCAGCGGCAGAAGCAGGCAAAATGATACTTTGTGAGAAACCTCTGGCACGTACAGTAGCCGAAGGTAAACCTATGGTAGATGCAGTCAAAAAGGCAGGAGTTCCTAATACAGTGTGGTATAATTACCGTCGTGTACCTGCGGTTAGCCTGATTAAGCAGATTGTGGATTCAGGTAAGCTGGGTAAAATTTTTCATTACCGCTCTAATTTTCTTCAGGATTGGACCATCAGTCCCGAACTACCCCAGGGGGGGGAAGCTCTCTGGCGTCTGGATGCTGACGCGGCTGGCTCCGGAGTAACCGGTGATCTGCTGGCGCACTGCATTGATACCGCAATGTGGTTGAATGGCGGGATCAAAGATGTATCTGCCATGACCGAGACCTTCATCAAAGAAAGAGTACATCAGGCGAGTGGCAAAAAGCAGAAAGTAGGCATAGATGATGCCTGTATTTTTCACTGCCACTTTGATAATGGCTCATTAGGTCTGTTTGAAGCTACCCGCTATGCTCGCGGTCATAAGGCGCTTTATACACTTGAGATCAATGGGGAACATGCCTCGCTCCGCTGGGATTTGCACGACATGAACCGACTTGAGTATTTTGATCATGATGATGAAGGCATTGTACGTGGCTGGCGTTCCATCCTGGTTACAGATGGAGACCAACCTTATATGGATAGGTGGTGGATTCCCGGAACGTCAATTGGTTATGAACATTCCTTTACACATCAGGTAGCCGATTTTCTGAAGAGCCTTGAAACCGGAGAGCCTTGTTCACCTACTTTTGAAGATGCGTTGGAGACACAAAAAGTATGTGAGGCTGTCTTAGATTCTGCCAAAGACAGAAGTTGGAAAGACACTGATGTAAAGTGGAATAAAAGTTAA
- a CDS encoding 3-keto-disaccharide hydrolase, with the protein MLKINFFKSLPSGALLLTLLLSSCQSSGDNSNEAPAAEDNLSGQSTSSKDEEGFVTIFDGASLDGWEGDPDLWRVENGSLVGEISPGNELKANSFIIWQGGEPADFELITEFRITENGNSGINYRSERLDTIPYALRGYQADIDGKNRYTGQNYEERKRTTLAYRGQKTTISSQPNPDEEGSLRANVERNAWKNAEVTGSLGEDEALKAEINAQDWNEAHLVIKGNRLQHYINGVLMSDVTDDDNVNRKMSGLLGVQVHVGPPMKVEYRNIRLKEL; encoded by the coding sequence ATGCTGAAGATAAATTTTTTTAAATCCCTACCCTCAGGAGCGCTGCTGTTAACTTTATTGCTGAGCAGTTGCCAAAGCTCCGGTGACAACAGTAATGAAGCTCCGGCTGCGGAAGACAACCTCTCCGGTCAAAGCACCTCAAGTAAAGATGAAGAGGGTTTTGTGACCATATTTGACGGAGCATCTCTTGACGGCTGGGAAGGAGATCCCGACTTATGGAGGGTAGAAAATGGCAGTCTGGTAGGAGAGATCAGCCCGGGCAATGAACTGAAAGCTAACTCATTCATTATCTGGCAGGGGGGCGAGCCTGCTGACTTTGAACTGATCACCGAGTTTAGGATCACAGAAAACGGGAATAGCGGTATCAATTACCGCAGCGAAAGGCTGGATACGATACCTTACGCGCTCCGAGGCTATCAGGCTGATATAGACGGGAAAAACCGATATACCGGACAGAACTATGAAGAGCGAAAGCGTACAACGCTGGCCTACCGTGGCCAGAAAACGACCATCAGCAGTCAGCCTAATCCTGATGAAGAAGGTTCGTTAAGGGCAAATGTAGAAAGGAATGCCTGGAAAAACGCCGAAGTGACAGGAAGCCTGGGTGAAGATGAAGCATTGAAGGCTGAAATTAATGCCCAGGACTGGAATGAAGCCCACCTGGTAATAAAAGGAAACCGTCTGCAGCACTATATCAATGGCGTGTTAATGAGTGACGTTACAGATGACGATAATGTAAACCGGAAGATGAGTGGTCTTTTGGGTGTGCAGGTACATGTCGGCCCTCCTATGAAAGTAGAATACAGAAATATCCGCCTCAAAGAGTTATAG
- a CDS encoding c-type cytochrome, whose translation MNLNHLTKAFALLYVLTLSACNTTPETEADMESGPVDPNIEKLKLQSGFKAEHLYSPSENEMGSWVSMTFDDKGRLITSDQYGALYRMELAPIGSDSLTPKIEKLKIEAEEPVADSVIQMGYAQGLLWHFNSLYVMVNHRGNDEFEKGSGLYRLQDIDNNDQFDKITLLKALEGAGEHGPHSIVPSPDGQSLYVIAGNHTDIPEMDAYRLPKIWTNDNLFPLIKDPRGHANDREAPGGWIAKIDSLGEHWELVGAGFRNPFDLAFNEAGDMFTYDSDMEWDLGMPWYRPTRICHVTSGAEFGWRTGNGKWSPAYPDNLPPVLNIGQGSPTGVLHGKAAAFPEPYRRALFAFDWSFGIIYAIHLTPEGASYQGEQEEFISGMPLPLTDGVIGPDGAMYFMTGGRRLDSDLYRVYYDGEEESNIALASLEEANVTEAHQLRIRLEQYHEDNKSGGLEAAWPYLNHADRFVRYAARIAVEHQPVSNWQDKVLNAEDPITQIQGTIALARHGNKSLKNQMLSKLAEIDYNTLSEAQQVDLLRAFEVTLARMGMPSATTRQATIDYLSPHYPADKEVLNGSLSKLLVYLDDPDVIGTTLTLLEEDDSGLTEQADAATDGSDLILRNPQYGLDIAQMLKNVPPAQQTYYATVLSKQRSGWTPELRERYFKWFYEAFDFKGGNSYVGFIDKARQEALTHVPKSEFDYYNEMSGDSLIANNGRDLADVPQPKGPRNNWELEEAVAVLDSGGLENRDFENGKNMYLATRCVTCHSMRGEGGIIGPDLTQLGTRFSAEDMIEAIVEPNKTISDQYASTVLYLKNGQSIVGRLTDQDEENYYLSQNPFAPDVIREVPKEDVTDTKMSAVSVMPPGTINALGEDELRDLIAYLMAGGNPEHPIYQEGEDEGSAE comes from the coding sequence ATGAATCTGAATCATTTAACTAAAGCGTTCGCCCTCCTCTACGTGTTGACTCTTTCAGCCTGTAACACTACACCAGAGACTGAGGCTGATATGGAAAGCGGTCCTGTTGACCCTAATATAGAAAAGCTCAAGCTTCAGAGCGGGTTTAAGGCTGAGCATTTATACAGCCCTTCGGAAAATGAAATGGGTTCCTGGGTGTCCATGACTTTCGACGATAAAGGCAGGCTGATTACCTCTGACCAGTACGGGGCTTTGTACCGTATGGAACTGGCACCTATCGGTTCCGATTCCTTAACACCGAAAATAGAAAAACTTAAAATTGAGGCTGAAGAGCCCGTGGCAGATTCCGTTATACAGATGGGTTACGCACAGGGCCTGCTGTGGCACTTCAACAGCCTGTATGTGATGGTAAATCACCGTGGCAATGATGAATTTGAGAAAGGAAGCGGCTTGTACCGCTTGCAGGATATTGATAACAATGACCAGTTTGACAAAATTACTTTACTAAAAGCTTTAGAAGGCGCTGGTGAGCATGGGCCTCACAGCATTGTCCCCAGCCCTGACGGACAGTCGCTATACGTAATTGCCGGAAACCATACCGACATACCGGAGATGGACGCTTATCGCCTTCCTAAGATATGGACCAATGATAACCTTTTTCCATTGATCAAAGACCCCCGGGGACATGCAAACGACCGGGAAGCCCCGGGGGGATGGATTGCTAAAATTGACTCGCTAGGTGAGCATTGGGAGTTGGTCGGTGCAGGTTTTCGTAATCCTTTTGACTTAGCTTTTAATGAAGCCGGGGATATGTTTACCTATGATTCGGATATGGAATGGGACTTGGGCATGCCCTGGTACCGTCCTACGCGTATTTGTCATGTGACCAGCGGTGCCGAGTTTGGATGGCGTACCGGTAATGGAAAATGGTCTCCCGCCTATCCCGATAACCTTCCACCTGTGCTGAACATCGGCCAGGGGTCACCTACCGGGGTGCTGCACGGAAAAGCTGCTGCTTTCCCTGAGCCTTACCGCCGTGCCTTGTTTGCTTTTGACTGGAGCTTTGGTATCATCTATGCTATCCATTTAACGCCCGAGGGCGCGTCTTATCAGGGTGAGCAAGAAGAGTTCATTTCAGGAATGCCTCTGCCACTGACTGATGGCGTGATAGGACCCGATGGTGCAATGTACTTCATGACCGGAGGCCGCCGTCTGGACTCTGACCTATATAGAGTTTACTATGATGGAGAAGAAGAAAGCAATATTGCGCTGGCATCTCTTGAGGAAGCAAATGTTACGGAAGCGCATCAACTTAGAATCCGTTTGGAGCAGTATCATGAAGATAATAAATCCGGTGGCCTGGAAGCGGCATGGCCTTACCTGAATCATGCTGACCGTTTTGTAAGATATGCTGCTCGTATTGCAGTAGAGCACCAGCCGGTAAGCAACTGGCAGGATAAAGTGCTGAATGCAGAAGACCCGATCACGCAGATCCAGGGTACAATAGCTCTGGCAAGACATGGTAACAAGAGTTTGAAAAATCAGATGTTGAGTAAACTTGCTGAAATAGATTACAATACACTCAGCGAAGCCCAGCAGGTGGACTTACTAAGAGCATTTGAAGTTACGCTTGCACGTATGGGCATGCCCTCTGCCACAACTCGTCAGGCCACGATAGATTACCTCAGTCCGCATTATCCGGCTGATAAAGAAGTGCTTAATGGTTCTTTAAGTAAGCTGTTAGTATATCTGGATGACCCTGATGTCATTGGAACTACATTGACCTTACTGGAAGAAGATGATAGCGGGCTTACAGAACAAGCCGATGCTGCTACCGATGGCTCAGACCTGATCCTGCGAAATCCTCAGTATGGACTTGATATCGCTCAAATGCTCAAAAATGTGCCCCCTGCCCAGCAAACATATTATGCTACTGTGCTCAGCAAGCAACGTTCAGGCTGGACACCGGAATTGAGAGAAAGATATTTTAAGTGGTTTTACGAAGCTTTTGATTTTAAGGGAGGTAACAGCTACGTCGGATTTATTGATAAAGCTCGTCAGGAAGCCCTTACCCATGTGCCTAAGAGCGAGTTTGACTACTATAACGAAATGTCCGGCGACTCACTTATCGCTAATAATGGTAGAGACCTGGCAGATGTGCCCCAGCCTAAAGGCCCCCGTAATAACTGGGAGCTGGAAGAAGCAGTAGCCGTACTGGATAGTGGTGGGTTGGAAAACAGAGACTTTGAAAATGGTAAAAATATGTATTTGGCCACACGCTGTGTTACCTGCCATAGCATGCGGGGAGAAGGTGGTATCATCGGACCTGACCTTACCCAATTAGGGACTCGTTTTTCTGCCGAAGATATGATTGAGGCAATTGTAGAGCCTAACAAAACCATCTCCGATCAGTATGCTTCTACCGTCTTATACCTCAAAAACGGTCAATCGATAGTTGGAAGACTTACCGACCAGGATGAGGAGAATTATTACCTGTCACAAAATCCATTTGCTCCGGATGTAATCCGTGAAGTTCCTAAGGAAGATGTAACAGACACCAAAATGTCTGCTGTCTCAGTGATGCCTCCCGGTACGATCAATGCACTGGGCGAAGATGAGCTGAGAGATCTTATCGCTTATTTGATGGCAGGAGGTAATCCTGAGCATCCTATTTATCAGGAGGGAGAAGATGAAGGAAGTGCGGAATAA